The following proteins are co-located in the Saccharomycodes ludwigii strain NBRC 1722 chromosome V, whole genome shotgun sequence genome:
- a CDS encoding 60S ribosomal protein eL15 (similar to Saccharomyces cerevisiae YMR121C | RPL15B | Ribosomal Protein of the Large subunit (paralog of YLR029C | RPL15A)), with protein MGAYKYLQELNRKKQSDVSRFLQRVRVWEYRQKKVIHRASRSTRPEKARKLGYKAKQGFVIYRVRVRRGNRKRPVSKGATYGKPTNQGVNELKYQRALRATAEERVGRRCANLRVLNSYWVNQDSTYKYFEVILVDPSHKAIRRDARYNWICNPVHKHREARGLTATGKKSRGINKGHKFHNTGAGRRHTWKRQNTLSLWRYRK; from the coding sequence ATGGGTGCTTACAAGTATTTACAGGAATTGAACAGAAAGAAGCAATCTGATGTCTCCAGATTCTTACAAAGAGTCAGAGTTTGGGAATACAGACAAAAGAAAGTTATCCACCGTGCCTCTAGATCAACTAGACCAGAAAAGGCTAGAAAGTTGGGTTACAAAGCTAAACAAGGTTTTGTTATCTACCGTGTCAGAGTTAGAAGAGGTAACAGAAAGAGACCTGTTTCCAAGGGTGCTACTTACGGTAAGCCAACCAATCAAGGTGTTAATGAATTGAAGTACCAAAGAGCTTTGAGAGCTACTGCTGAAGAAAGAGTTGGCCGTAGATGTGCCAACTTGAGAGTTTTGAACTCCTACTGGGTTAACCAAGATTCTACTTACAAGTACTTTGAAGTTATTTTGGTTGATCCATCTCACAAGGCTATCAGAAGAGATGCTCGTTACAACTGGATCTGTAACCCAGTTCACAAGCACCGTGAAGCTAGAGGTTTGACTGCCACTGGTAAGAAATCCAGAGGTATCAACAAGGGCCACAAATTCCACAACACTGGTGCTGGTAGAAGACACACCTGGAAGAGACAAAACACTTTGTCTTTGTGGAGATACAGAAAATAG
- the ASI1 gene encoding putative ubiquitin-protein ligase ASI1 (similar to Saccharomyces cerevisiae YMR119W | ASI1 | Amino acid Sensor-Independent (paralog of YNL008C | ASI3)), with translation MTDIATNRTNITTWNWINGSFPYLQPLFFFSKDHNNATFLNTKYKKFITMPINIMHSLIKAIDFEEQSILSNAITANTNTTITTQPFIIFQREMNYFFSWYSLACLLFALILNRIASMASTVRYNLITMTNKWNRFIEIALRLVAISFVSYIGYVFYNSLIIDNNNNNNNASNNIPIYHFTAQLPSSYYLKLCYVAVSFSESIELLINTIYNGGKAPLSVFDYTIFDLTLLFYKIEQQQSLKTHSNMGPITIEQDSLVVIGYVLIAQITIHILEATRTRKKWLYFSTALNVLYIGYLISQLYRFPEWPTVVQFNSVPKLLSLLIVLVSLLCFGMACVVMGFSNLSSLQYYGFITNLRGQLNYTGEEDFYKILIKLTLFLSSFGDNANNSEGGAEEEEEEEGQGIGSSSSTIFSKKNSPLLQNNFGTIKNTRNDICGYKNRFDTIPDFMSANDYESDSFGTSNGSGTRASDNDRNSIIKWKIVICYRLIKNIPETIRNSFVKRKDISANNNNGKGKQKSPSNNKISDIDINEVITRKNYKYLFINDKIRLFPEVDSSPDYDPNNDKVSVDNDNSELDSICEGTESESELYNLYEDLLVKQSNNSIVDSQNNNGDDNDDDFSWDVWQILKFSQNRSTTSSEPHMLTRSKYMEMNESTLLKDMIKRKQLSNNNSGVAENIYNHEDPQLDDLEEQQYLCVVCRTNMKNIILWPCRCFALCDDCRISLGVRGFKNCCCCRTKIKGFSKVNNV, from the coding sequence ATGACTGATATTGCAACTAATAGAACCAATATTACAACTTGGAACTGGATAAATGGTAGTTTCCCTTATTTACAACCACTATTCTTCTTTTCAAAAGATCATAATAATGCCACTTTTCTCAACACAAAgtataaaaagtttatcaCCATGCCCATAAATATAATGCATTCATTGATTAAAGCAATAGATTTTGAAGAACAAAGCATTCTGTCAAATGCGATCACTGCAAACACTAATACTACCATAACTACCCAgccttttattattttccaaagGGAAATgaactatttttttagttggTACTCTTTGGCATGCTTACTTTTCGCATTGATATTAAATAGAATTGCAAGCATGGCAAGCACTGTTCGTTACAATCTCATCACTATGACTAATAAATGGAATAGGTTTATAGAAATAGCATTACGTTTAGTTGCAATTTCATTTGTGTCATATATAGGCTATGTTTTTTACAACAGTCTTAtcattgataataataataataataataatgcgTCTAATAATATACCTATATATCATTTCACAGCACAATTACCTTCCTCCTATTACTTAAAATTGTGTTATGTTGCCGTGAGTTTCTCTGAATCTATTGAACTATTGATCAATACAATATACAATGGCGGTAAAGCACCACTTTCAGTTTTCGATTATACTATTTTCGACTTAACTCTactattttataaaatagaaCAACAGCAATCATTAAAAACACATTCAAATATGGGACCGATCACAATAGAACAAGATTCATTGGTTGTGATTGGTTATGTTTTGATTGCACAAATTACAATTCACATATTAGAAGCAACCCGTACTAGGAAAAAATGGCTATATTTTTCAACCGCTCTTAACGTTTTATATATCGGATATTTGATTTCCCAACTATATAGGTTTCCCGAATGGCCTACAGTTGTTCAATTTAACTCAGTGCCCAAGTTGTTAAGTTTGTTGATCGTTTTAGTGTCATTGTTATGTTTTGGAATGGCTTGTGTTGTCATGGGATTCAGCAACCTGTCTAGTTTACAATATTATGGTTTCATTACCAATCTCAGAGGGCAATTGAATTACACCGGTGAAGAAgatttttacaaaatattaattaaattaacgttatttttatcttctttTGGCGATAATGCCAATAACAGCGAGGGGGGggcagaagaagaagaggaggaGGAAGGGCAGGGGATTGGTAGTTCCAGTAGCactattttttctaaaaagaATTCACCgttattacaaaataatttcGGCACCATTAAAAACACAAGGAATGATATATGTGGTTATAAAAATAGGTTTGACACAATACCTGATTTTATGAGCGCCAATGATTATGAAAGTGACTCCTTTGGTACGTCTAATGGCAGCGGAACAAGAGCCTCTGATAATGATAGAAATTCAATCATCAAATGGAAAATTGTCATTTGTTATAggttaattaaaaatataccaGAAACAATTAGAAATTCATttgttaaaagaaaagacaTTAGTgctaacaataacaacggtaaaggaaaacaaaagtcaccatcaaataataaaatatcagatattgatattaatgaAGTAATAACaaggaaaaattataaatacttgtttattaatgataaaataagaTTATTTCCTGAAGTTGATAGTTCACCGGATTATGATCCAAACAATGATAAAGTATCTGTTGACAATGACAACAGTGAACTTGATAGTATTTGTGAGGGAACGGAGTCAGAATCTGAGCTGTATAACTTATATGAAGATTTGCTTGTAAAGCAAAGTAATAACAGTATCGTAGATTCGcaaaacaataatggtgatgataatgatgatgatttttcATGGGATGTGTGGCAAATATTAAAGTTTAGTCAGAATAGGAGTACTACATCCTCGGAGCCTCATATGTTAACTAGGTCTAAATATATGGAAATGAATGAATCTACTTTGTTAAAGGACATgataaaaaggaaacaaTTATCTAACAACAATTCTGGTGTGGCTGAAAACATTTATAACCATGAGGATCCACAACTTGATGACTTGGAGGAACAACAATACCTATGCGTGGTATGCAGAActaatatgaaaaatattatattgtgGCCTTGCAGATGTTTTGCTCTATGCGACGATTGTAGAATATCCTTGGGTGTCCGTGGTTTTAAAaactgttgttgttgtagaactaaaataaaaggttTTAGTAAAGTTAATAACGTATAG
- the KKQ8 gene encoding putative serine/threonine protein kinase KKQ8 (similar to Saccharomyces cerevisiae YJL165C | HAL5 | HALotolerance (paralog of YKL168C | KKQ8)), which translates to MGNGNDSNGNSTNINNVPVRRSRSLSKSIKGLFKHSTSNNDNLPLASSHKNTGANYNRSTRSNSPQSAGNVAVSLDSNNEVNLKKMVSAKELESKGKRKGSLHGGPATNSNRNNFGSVSPVSLTPVSSRTSSNPIPFPGSSNAGGSSISINSSNNNGGNSINNKAKNTHSQSFTVGSNNTDDSNNNNNNNNNNNNNNNVNIYNTSNKKESRQQPDILRNTGTVIKELPDFSIDSQLEDDLLKRKLDLERRTEVKEDLEEEEKEQETEQEKRRTNALNKLENCIIPEEAEEEEEQHHNNHTTTSNNNNNNTSTTNSNNNNNNNNNVRKNIKNNLNKQGSGSLRNSIKRNNSKRSNSISNSNISVNSSVNDFTSSDNEEEFDAKSHDYVDAPDYKDHMASTNYNSNDETAVASDGSEDTHEVSDTILSSNTASNPENSAFFNKKKRSQTFSRKHLPKGLLFNSKPVTTTSNSTIVNTVSTPSSTTSLSSSTSQQPSKSGKSAHSGNTLTNNNTNNSTTRLSRNRASSVSANSLSEFVEMEQKIVFQSDTFVLYKNFQHEHHLKVVSLLHKQADYINDNIKSDDDKEDYNQQQKRALKKSGSSAVASTIINGDGVDELYAPPSNGTNDSNESLAGSSNANNMHRVKSSSFSLSGIFKLSHNKDHNSGGGYNNSSNVNEALRSAAKNMNDDKVFSHAKSLLPKNKNKIIRNGQDGGTDDDNDYNDNDDSPAIVNPNAAIGQDELKLINNLTSKMKKDALNSKGKNITFDLLDMGSGDNTHGASAECTSECGVFKKKYGSSIGILGHGAYGVVKVSCKLLNSAAEETEYSKITFKIRNKAFFAVKELQPKNNNDAFEKFSTRLTSEFVIGHSLNHVGRHPNIIKILDLFQTGSKSFVQVMEFCPSGDLFSLLKLKSNKLLHPLEADCFMKQLLHGVSYMHEHGVAHCDLKPENLLFRPNGVLKISDFGTSCVFQTAWEKRAHMQTGCIGSEPYMAPEEFIPKNSYDPRLVDMWSIGIIYCTMVLGQFIWTTPQEKDLVYSSFIDELNADNEYHVFEELRHVNQELNKCRKMCLYGIFKPNPVKRITIDRALQSSWMRHTKCCVVYKLKKK; encoded by the coding sequence ATGGGTAATGGCAATGATAGTAACGGTAATAGCACCAACATTAACAATGTACCAGTTAGGAGATCAAGGTCTCTATCTAAATCAATAAAGGGGTTATTTAAACATAGCACTagcaataatgataatttacCTTTGGCATCGTCCCATAAAAATACGGGAGCTAATTACAATCGTTCTACAAGATCAAATTCTCCTCAATCAGCTGGCAATGTCGCAGTGTCTTTGGATTCGAACAACGAGGTAAACTTAAAGAAAATGGTCAGCGCCAAGGAACTTGAATcaaaagggaaaagaaagGGATCTTTACATGGTGGTCCAGCTACAAATTCGaatagaaataattttgGATCGGTCTCCCCTGTGTCTTTAACCCCCGTTTCATCTAGGACTTCATCTAATCCTATCCCATTCCCTGGTAGTAGTAATGCTGGTGGTAGTTCAATTAgtattaatagtagtaacaacaacggtggtaatagtattaataacaaagcAAAGAATACACATAGTCAAAGTTTTACAGTTGGCAGTAATAACACTGAtgatagtaacaataataataataataataataataataataataataataacgtcaatatttataacactagtaacaaaaaagaGTCACGACAACAACCTGATATTCTACGAAATACTGGTACTGTCATTAAGGAATTACCCGATTTCAGCATAGATAGTCAATTAGAggatgatttattaaaaagaaaactgGACTTAGAAAGGCGTACCGAAGTTAAAGAAGatttagaagaagaagaaaaagaacaagaaacAGAGCAAGAAAAGCGGAGAACGAATGCATTAAATAAACTTGAAAATTGCATAATACCAGAAGAGGcagaggaagaggaagaacagcatcataataatcatacgactactagtaataataataataataatacttcgACTACTaacagcaataataataataataataacaataacgttagaaaaaatattaaaaataatttaaacaaACAGGGAAGTGGTAGTCTCAGAAATAGCATCAAGCGTAATAATAGCAAAAGAAGTAACAGCATTAGTAACAGTAACATTAGTGTCAATAGTAGTGTAAACGATTTTACTAGTAGTGATAACGAGGAAGAGTTTGATGCAAAATCCCATGATTATGTTGATGCCCCAGATTATAAGGACCACATGGCAAGTACTAATTACAATAGTAATGATGAGACTGCTGTGGCATCTGATGGGAGCGAAGATACTCATGAAGTCAGTGATACTATATTATCTTCCAATACCGCATCGAATCCTGAAAACTCAGcctttttcaacaaaaaaaagagatcTCAAACATTTTCTAGAAAGCATTTACCAAAGGGTCTTTTGTTCAATTCTAAACCTGTAACAACAACTAGCAATTCTACTATTGTCAATACAGTCTCGACACCCTCTTCTACTACTTCACTGTCATCCTCGACATCGCAACAGCCTTCAAAATCAGGAAAATCGGCACATTCAGGCAATACACTtaccaataacaacacAAATAACAGTACAACAAGGCTTAGTAGAAACCGTGCTAGTAGTGTGAGTGCTAACAGTTTGTCTGAGTTTGTTGAAATGGAACAAAAAATTGTCTTTCAAAGTGATACGTTtgtattatataaaaacttTCAACATGAACATCATTTAAAAGTAGTTTCATTACTACACAAACAAGCAGATTATATTAACGATAACATTAAATCAGATGACGACAAAGAAGATTATAATCAGCAACAAAAAAGGGCCCTGAAGAAAAGTGGAAGTAGTGCTGTTGCTAGTACAATCATAAACGGTGATGGTGTGGATGAATTATATGCACCCCCTTCAAATGGTACTAATGATAGCAATGAAAGTTTAGCTGGTAGTAGTAATGCTAACAACATGCACAGAGTTAAatcttcttccttttcattatccggtatttttaaattatcacACAATAAGGATCACAATAGTGGTGGTGGATACAATAACAGCAGCAATGTGAACGAAGCTCTAAGATCAGCTGCCAAGAATATGAACGATGATAAAGTCTTTTCGCATGCTAAATCTTTATTGccgaaaaataaaaataaaattattaggaACGGCCAGGACGGTGGCactgatgatgataatgattataatgataatgatgattcCCCTGCAATTGTGAACCCCAACGCGGCTATTGGCCAGGACGAgttaaaattaatcaataatttaacatccaaaatgaaaaaagatgCGTTGAATTCCAAGggtaaaaatataacatttGATCTTTTAGACATGGGGAGCGGTGACAATACACATGGAGCATCTGCAGAATGTACCTCTGAATGTGGTgtatttaagaaaaaatatggttCTTCAATTGGGATATTGGGTCATGGTGCTTATGGTGTTGTTAAGGTTAGCTGCaaacttttaaatagtGCTGCAGAAGAAACAGAATATTCGAAAATAACATTTAAGATTAGAAACAAGGCGTTTTTTGCCGTAAAGGAACTGCAGcccaaaaataacaatgatgCATTCGAAAAGTTCTCCACCCGCCTAACTTCTGAGTTTGTTATTGGACATTCGTTAAACCATGTTGGTAGGCATCcaaatataatcaaaattttagatttatttCAGACGGGTTCTAAAAGTTTTGTTCAGGTTATGGAATTTTGCCCCAGTGGGGATTTGTTTAGCTTGTTGAAGTTGAAAAGCAACAAACTATTACATCCGTTGGAAGCGGACTGTTTTATGAAACAGCTATTGCATGGTGTTTCTTATATGCATGAACATGGTGTTGCCCATTGTGACTTAAAACctgaaaatttattattcagGCCCAATGgtgttttgaaaattagTGACTTTGGTACAAGTTGTGTTTTCCAAACTGCTTGGGAGAAAAGAGCGCATATGCAAACCGGATGTATTGGTTCAGAACCGTACATGGCACCTGAAGAATTTATTCCTAAAAATAGTTATGATCCTAGACTGGTTGATATGTGGTCTATAggtattatttattgcACTATGGTTTTGGGCCAATTTATATGGACCACCCCACAAGAGAAAGATTTGGTCTATTCCAGTTTTATTGATGAATTAAATGCGGATAACGAATACCATGTCTTTGAAGAGTTAAGACACGTTAATcaagaattaaataaatgcAGAAAAATGTGCTTATATGGAATTTTTAAGCCTAACCCCGTCAAGAGGATTACTATTGATAGAGCTTTACAAAGTAGTTGGATGAGACATACCAAATGTTGTGTTGTTtacaaattaaagaaaaaataa
- the AAT2 gene encoding aspartate transaminase AAT2 (similar to Saccharomyces cerevisiae YLR027C | AAT2 | Aspartate AminoTransferase) translates to MSYIKTSDVFNSVQQLPPDALFNLKARLSKDPRPLKVDLGIGAYRDNNGKPWVLPSVVKAEKLITSDPNYNHEYLGISGLPQLTKAAAKTIIGHANFDHDRIISVQSLSGTGALHIASKFLSIIPTTKSKTVYISDPTWINHVNIFENEGFKVEKYPYWDYENKCLNFDAMLSYFQSIENGGIILLHACAHNPTGMDPTETQWRQILDVMHEKDHFVLFDSAYQGFASGSLEKDAFAIRLAVNEKLRDSCLLICQSFAKNVGMYGERVGCFHVVLPEGGNPSVSTSVLSHLNKITRSEVSNPPAYGAKIVSTILTNEELTNQWHKDLITMSGRIKEMRYKLRDHLVTLKTPGNWDHIVQQCGMFSFTGLNSEMAQRLEKKHAVYITGNGRASIAGLNEGNVEYVAKAIDEVVRHFQEQSKL, encoded by the coding sequence ATGTCTTATATCAAAACCAGTGATGTATTCAACTCAGTTCAACAACTACCACCAGATGctttattcaatttaaaAGCTAGATTAAGTAAAGACCCTAGACCATTAAAAGTCGATTTGGGTATTGGTGCCTACAGAGATAATAACGGGAAACCATGGGTTTTACCTAGTGTCGTTAAGGCCGAAAAGCTTATTACTTCTGATCCAAACTACAATCATGAGTACCTAGGCATTTCAGGGTTGCCCCAATTAACTAAGGCTGCTGCTAAAACCATTATTGGACACGCTAATTTTGATCACGACAGAATTATTTCTGTCCAAAGTTTAAGTGGAACAGGTGCTTTACATATTGCCTCTAAATTTTTGAGTATTATTCCAACGACCAAATCCAAAACTGTTTATATTAGTGATCCGACTTGGATTAACCAtgtcaatatttttgaaaatgagGGATTTAAGGTTGAAAAATATCCTTATTGGGATTATGAAAACAAATGCTTAAACTTTGATGCCATGTTAAGTTACTTTCAAAGTATTGAAAATGGCGggattattttattacacGCTTGTGCGCATAATCCAACTGGTATGGATCCAACTGAAACACAATGGAGACAAATTTTGGATGTGATGCACGAAAAAGATCACTTTGTCTTGTTTGATAGTGCTTACCAAGGGTTTGCTTCTGGCTCTTTGGAAAAAGATGCGTTTGCTATCAGATTGGCCGTCAATGAAAAGTTACGTGACTCTTGTTTATTGATTTGTCAATCCTTTGCCAAGAATGTCGGCATGTATGGGGAACGTGTTGGGTGTTTCCACGTTGTTTTGCCAGAAGGCGGTAATCCATCTGTTAGCACTTCTGTTTTGAGTCacttaaataaaattactaGAAGTGAAGTCTCAAATCCACCAGCCTATGGTGCTAAGATTGTTTCTACTATATTAACAAATGAAGAATTGACCAATCAATGGCATAAAGACTTGATTACCATGTCCGGCAGGATTAAGGAGATGAGATATAAGTTAAGAGATCATTTAGTCACTTTAAAGACCCCTGGTAATTGGGACCACATTGTTCAGCAGTGCGGTATGTTTTCGTTTACTGGATTAAATAGCGAAATGGCCCAaagattagaaaaaaaacatgcTGTTTATATTACAGGTAACGGAAGAGCTTCGATTGCTGGGTTGAATGAAGGAAACGTGGAATATGTCGCCAAAGCTATTGACGAAGTTGTTAGACATTTCCAAGAACAATCCAAGTTgtaa
- the NCW1 gene encoding Ncw1p (similar to Saccharomyces cerevisiae YMR122W-A | NCW1 | Novel Cell Wall protein), which yields MATSSVVSSTSSASANSKTLVSDNVVAASSVTATYATSSSVTATITSSKSSSTSTSKSSKNAAPIGVENPVSWKFGFILGGIIASSFVLGTAL from the coding sequence atggCCACATCTTCCGTCGTTTCCTCCACCTCTAGCGCTTCCGCCAATTCAAAAACTTTGGTTTCTGATAATGTAGTTGCTGCCTCTTCAGTTACAGCCACATATGCTACTTCTTCCAGTGTAACTGCTACTATTACTTCTAGTAAAAGTAGTTCCACAAGCACTAGCAAATCTTCCAAAAATGCTGCTCCAATTGGTGTTGAAAATCCAGTCTCATGGAAGTTTGGTTTTATCCTTGGTGGTATCATtgcttcttcttttgttttgggCACTGctttataa
- a CDS encoding uncharacterized protein (similar to Saccharomyces cerevisiae YMR120C | ADE17 | ADEnine (paralog of YLR028C | ADE16)), which yields MTAHKKTAIVSVYDKTGLLDLAKGLNDNNVRILASGGTARMIREAGFPVEDVSSITHAPEMLGGRVKTLHPAVHGGILARNLESDEKDLEAQNIEKVDFVVCNLYPFKETVAKIGVTIAEAVEEIDIGGVTLLRAAAKNHARVTILSDPKDYPRFLHELSAGKGESITSELRNTLALKAFEHTADYDAAISDFFRKQYGEGKSQINLRYGANPFQKPAQAFVSLRDELPFKVLSGSPGYINLLDALNSWPLVKELSASLNLPAAASFKHVSPAGCAVGLPLSEVEKQVYFVKDIENLSPLACAYARARGADRMSSFGDWIALSNIVDVPTAKIISKEVSDGVIAPGYEPEALELLKKKKKGKYCVLQIDPTYTPEPTETRQVYGVSLQQKRNDVIINSSTFKEIVSKNKTLPEQAVVDLTVATIALKYTQSNSVCYAKNGMVVGLGAGQQSRIHCTRLAGDKCDNWWFRQHPRVLGFKWAKGVKRPEKSNAIDLYVTNQIPTTEPEKSEYESKFEVIPEPLTEKERKEWMAKLTNVALSSDAFFPFPDNVYRAARSGVKYIAAPSGSVMDQAVFNAADSFDLVYVENPFRLFHH from the coding sequence ATGACCGCCCACAAGAAAACAGCTATCGTTTCTGTTTATGATAAAACCGGATTATTAGATTTGGCCAAAGgtttaaatgataataatgttcGTATTTTAGCTTCTGGTGGTACTGCCAGAATGATCCGTGAAGCTGGTTTCCCAGTTGAAGACGTCTCCTCTATCACGCATGCTCCAGAAATGTTAGGTGGCAGAGTTAAAACTCTACATCCAGCCGTTCATGGGGGTATTTTGGCCAGAAACCTGGAAAGTGACGAGAAGGATTTAGAAGCTCAAAACATTGAAAAAgttgattttgttgtttgCAACTTATATCCCTTCAAAGAGACTGTCGCCAAGATTGGTGTTACTATTGCTGAAGCTGTTGAAGAAATTGACATTGGTGGTGTCACTTTATTAAGAGCTGCTGCTAAGAACCATGCTAGAGTCACCATTTTGAGTGATCCAAAGGATTATCCCCGTTTTTTGCACGAGTTATCTGCTGGAAAGGGTGAGTCCATTACATCTGAATTGAGAAACACCTTGGCTTTGAAAGCCTTTGAGCATACCGCCGACTACGATGCGGCAATTTCTGATTTCTTTAGGAAACAATATGGTGAGGGAAAATCCCAAATAAACTTGAGATACGGTGCAAACCCATTTCAAAAACCAGCACAGGCTTTTGTCTCTTTACGCGATGAATTACCATTCAAAGTTTTGAGCGGGTCTCCAGGATATATCAACTTATTAGATGCTTTAAACTCATGGCCATTAGTTAAAGAATTATCTGCCTCTTTGAATTTACCAGCTGCTGCTTCTTTTAAACACGTTTCTCCAGCTGGCTGCGCTGTTGGTTTACCGCTAAGTGAAGTTGAAAAACAGGTCTATTTTGTCAAGGACATTGAAAACTTAAGTCCTTTAGCTTGTGCCTACGCCAGGGCTCGTGGTGCTGACAGAATGTCCTCCTTTGGTGATTGGATAGCTTTAAGTAACATTGTGGATGTTCCAACCGCCAAAATAATCTCCAAAGAAGTCAGTGATGGTGTCATTGCTCCAGGCTATGAACCAGAAGCTTTGGAATtgttgaagaaaaagaagaaaggtAAGTATTGTGTTTTACAAATTGATCCAACTTACACTCCGGAACCTACTGAAACTAGACAAGTTTATGGTGTTAGTTTACAACAAAAGAGAAACGatgttattatcaatagCTCTACATTCAAGGAAATTGtttcaaaaaacaaaactttaCCTGAACAAGCAGTCGTTGATTTAACTGTTGCTACTATTGCTCTAAAATACACTCAATCCAACTCTGTGTGTTATGCTAAGAACGGTATGGTTGTTGGTTTAGGTGCTGGTCAACAATCCAGGATACATTGTACTAGATTAGCCGGTGACAAGTGTGACAACTGGTGGTTTAGACAACACCCAAGAGTTTTAGGTTTTAAATGGGCCAAAGGTGTTAAGAGACCAGAAAAGTCTAATGCAATTGATTTATACGTTACCAATCAAATTCCAACCACTGAACCAGAAAAATCTGAATATGAATCTAAATTTGAAGTTATTCCAGAGCCTTTAACCGAAAAGGAGAGAAAAGAATGGATGGCCAAACTAACCAATGTTGCTTTGAGTAGTGATGCTTTCTTCCCATTCCCAGATAATGTTTACAGAGCTGCTAGAAGTGGTGTCAAATATATTGCAGCCCCATCAGGCTCTGTTATGGACCAAGCTGTTTTCAATGCTGCTGATTCTTTTGATCTTGTTTATGTAGAAAACCCATTCCGTTTATTCCATCATTGA
- the MRPL38 gene encoding mitochondrial 54S ribosomal protein uL14m (similar to Saccharomyces cerevisiae YKL170W | MRPL38 | Mitochondrial Ribosomal Protein Large subunit) — MIYLKSILKVIDNSGAQLGECIKVMKKGSPKSPAKIGDRIICVIQKARPLTQSITGQSNTNRVKRGDIVHAIVVRTKQTNMIRPDGSTVSFGDNACVLINKSNGEPLGTRIAANDGIVGRELRDKGYTKICSLASKVI; from the coding sequence atgatatatttaaagTCAATCCTAAAAGTTATTGATAATTCGGGTGCTCAGCTTGGGGAATGTATTAAAGTAATGAAAAAAGGATCTCCTAAATCACCGGCTAAAATAGGCGATAGAATAATTTGTGTTATCCAAAAGGCCAGACCATTAACACAGAGTATTACCGGTCAATCTAACACAAACCGTGTTAAAAGGGGTGATATAGTTCATGCTATTGTGGTTCGTACCAAACAAACTAATATGATTAGACCAGATGGTAGTACTGTTAGTTTTGGTGATAATGCTTGTGTTTTGATTAATAAAAGCAACGGCGAGCCTTTAGGTACTAGAATTGCTGCCAATGATGGGATTGTAGGTAGAGAATTAAGAGATAAGGGATATACAAAGATTTGTTCTTTAGCAAGTAAAGTCATCTAA